A genomic window from Quercus lobata isolate SW786 chromosome 10, ValleyOak3.0 Primary Assembly, whole genome shotgun sequence includes:
- the LOC115962679 gene encoding uncharacterized protein At5g01610-like: MEKALTKVGSFWISKKAKAEISNITEDLSSLSNTVEEKAKWVFSKLKGKPLKALPDLLREYNLPPGLFPRNITCYEFDESRSKLIVYLPSACEVSFKDSSIVRYATRVKGTLSRGKLTGIDGMKTKVLVWVKVTSVAVESYKSDKVWFTAGVKKSRPKDAYEMTRDAVKVEEF; encoded by the exons ATGGAGAAAGCTCTGACAAAAGTTGGGAGCTTTTGGATTTCCAAGAAAGCCAAGGCAGAGATCTCCAACATTACTGAAGACCTCTCT TCTCTTTCTAATACTGTTGAAGAGAAGGCGAAATGGGTGTTCAGCAAGCTGAAAG GTAAGCCATTGAAAGCCTTGCCAGATCTTCTCCGAGAGTACAACCTTCCTCCTGGTCTCTTCCCTCGAAACATAACATGTTATGAATTTGATGAATCAAGGTCCAAGCTCATAGTGTATTTGCCCTCTGCATGTGAGGTGAGCTTCAAAGACTCATCCATTGTAAGGTATGCCACTCGTGTTAAAGGGACATTATCAAGGGGAAAGCTCACTGGAATAGATGGAATGAAGACAAAGGTTCTGGTGTGGGTCAAGGTTACCAGTGTGGCTGTCGAAAGCTACAAATCTGATAAAGTATGGTTCACAGCTGGTGTGAAGAAATCAAGGCCCAAAGATGCCTATGAAATGACTCGTGATGCTGTTAAAGTAGAAGAATTTTGA